From Variovorax sp. PMC12, the proteins below share one genomic window:
- a CDS encoding response regulator transcription factor yields the protein MSRAPVEDAEPVSLSPALIVEDDPAMQERLRHVLSTLGCNGNRIAAADSVAGARQLLGEHEYGVVLVDIGLPDGSGVELIGWLRAHHPGVPAVVISAWRTEEIIFAALRAGAIGYLLKERDDVELGIALRSIQQGGAPIDPSIARHILGWLATQQPPADAQASAPGEAAPAALTRREHKILELVSQGLSNRDMAESLSISRLTVECHTKNIYRKLAVNSRTEAVFQARRHGLLR from the coding sequence ATGTCCCGAGCCCCTGTCGAAGACGCAGAACCTGTCTCGCTGAGCCCCGCCCTCATCGTCGAGGACGACCCGGCCATGCAGGAGCGCCTGCGCCACGTGCTGTCCACGCTCGGCTGCAACGGCAACCGCATTGCGGCTGCCGACAGCGTCGCGGGGGCGCGGCAACTGCTCGGCGAACATGAGTACGGCGTGGTGCTGGTGGACATCGGCCTGCCCGACGGCAGCGGCGTGGAACTGATCGGCTGGCTGCGGGCGCACCACCCGGGCGTGCCGGCGGTGGTGATCTCGGCCTGGCGCACCGAGGAAATCATTTTTGCGGCACTGCGCGCGGGCGCCATCGGCTACCTGCTGAAGGAGCGCGACGACGTCGAGCTGGGCATTGCGCTGCGCAGCATCCAGCAAGGCGGCGCGCCCATCGACCCGAGCATCGCGCGCCACATCCTCGGCTGGCTCGCGACGCAGCAGCCACCGGCCGACGCACAGGCCAGCGCCCCCGGCGAAGCGGCGCCGGCCGCGCTGACGCGCCGCGAGCACAAGATCCTCGAGCTCGTGTCGCAGGGCCTGAGCAACCGCGACATGGCAGAGTCGCTGTCGATCTCCAGACTGACCGTGGAATGCCACACCAAGAACATCTACCGCAAGCTGGCCGTCAACTCGCGCACCGAAGCCGTCTTCCAGGCGCGGCGGCATGGCTTGCTGCGCTGA
- a CDS encoding sensor histidine kinase: MPHQEHLPQAGRQLAHRSRLPGAAAWLAALTGALLLFLLAAPAAFAQAGAEAPALRVEAVRGNGWNDTAPPAEGWTPVTLPDSWAARWPGFDGVVWYRLTWDQPAQVHEAGLLLHYLNMAGEVSLNGTPISRDDSLVEPLTRAWNTPRYWLLAPPLLKPGTNTLLVRVSGLFAYQAGLGPVSLGTPAAMQADFERERLIRRDLQVLGLAVSAAASAFFAALWLLRRRETAYGWFALMSVLWLLFGYNQIATSPWPFASNHGWQALNVSLLLVFGVSYVVFALRFCGRRMPRLEGAALLLAMAGVLDLWLAPGADLIAHRAIWTLVGGLTVMAVNGTAIVHALRHRDSPMRPLAPFMAVSALTDAHDLLVFTQIIDSNTYYTTMSSYILLLGMALTLAAQFVKSLERIENFNTELIEEVNAAKAELAATLAQQHALELTHARIGERVNLVSDLHDGLGGMLVGSIAKLERTPGDLGAPELLAMLKHLRDDLRLIIDATGRDDGARALGELLAPMRYRSTQLLEASGIDCRWSVSNIETLELPASQSLDLMRFLQEALTNVLKHSASRRVDVSVARAGAELRLSVRDDGRGFAVENIEKAAGAGLRSLHARARRLGAQLQLQSRPGETQVLLRMPLAAQA; the protein is encoded by the coding sequence ATGCCACACCAAGAACATCTACCGCAAGCTGGCCGTCAACTCGCGCACCGAAGCCGTCTTCCAGGCGCGGCGGCATGGCTTGCTGCGCTGACGGGCGCGCTGCTCCTCTTCCTTCTTGCAGCCCCCGCGGCCTTTGCCCAGGCCGGCGCGGAGGCCCCCGCGCTGCGCGTGGAGGCCGTGCGCGGCAACGGCTGGAACGACACAGCCCCGCCCGCCGAGGGCTGGACGCCCGTCACCCTGCCCGACAGCTGGGCCGCGCGCTGGCCGGGCTTCGACGGCGTGGTCTGGTACAGGCTGACCTGGGACCAGCCCGCGCAGGTGCACGAAGCCGGCCTGCTGCTGCACTACCTGAACATGGCCGGCGAGGTGTCGCTCAACGGCACGCCGATCTCGCGCGACGACAGCCTGGTCGAGCCGCTCACGCGCGCCTGGAACACGCCGCGCTACTGGCTGCTGGCGCCGCCGCTGCTCAAGCCCGGCACCAACACGCTGCTGGTGCGGGTGTCGGGCCTGTTCGCCTACCAGGCCGGGCTGGGGCCTGTGAGCCTGGGCACGCCGGCCGCGATGCAGGCGGATTTCGAGCGCGAGCGCCTGATCCGCCGCGACCTGCAGGTGCTGGGCCTGGCGGTGAGCGCGGCGGCCTCGGCCTTCTTCGCCGCGCTGTGGCTGCTGCGCCGGCGCGAGACGGCCTATGGCTGGTTCGCGCTGATGTCGGTGCTGTGGCTGCTGTTCGGCTACAACCAGATCGCGACCAGCCCCTGGCCCTTTGCCAGCAACCACGGCTGGCAGGCGCTGAACGTTTCCCTGCTGCTGGTGTTCGGCGTGTCTTACGTGGTCTTCGCGCTGCGCTTCTGCGGGCGGCGCATGCCGCGCCTGGAGGGCGCGGCGCTGCTGCTGGCGATGGCCGGCGTGCTCGACCTGTGGCTGGCGCCCGGTGCCGACCTGATCGCGCACCGCGCCATCTGGACCCTGGTGGGCGGGCTCACGGTCATGGCCGTGAACGGCACCGCCATCGTGCATGCCCTGCGCCACCGCGACAGCCCGATGCGCCCCCTCGCCCCGTTCATGGCGGTGTCGGCGCTCACCGATGCGCACGACCTGCTGGTGTTCACGCAGATCATCGACAGCAACACCTACTACACGACGATGTCCTCGTACATCCTGCTGCTGGGCATGGCGCTGACGCTGGCCGCGCAGTTCGTGAAGAGCCTCGAGCGCATCGAGAACTTCAACACCGAACTCATCGAGGAAGTGAACGCCGCCAAGGCCGAGCTGGCCGCCACGCTGGCGCAGCAGCATGCGCTGGAGCTGACGCATGCGCGCATCGGCGAGCGTGTGAACCTGGTGAGCGACCTGCACGACGGACTCGGCGGCATGCTCGTGGGCAGCATCGCCAAGCTGGAGCGCACGCCCGGGGACCTCGGCGCACCCGAGCTGCTCGCCATGCTCAAGCATCTGCGCGACGACCTGCGGCTGATCATCGACGCCACCGGCCGCGACGACGGCGCCCGCGCACTGGGCGAGCTGCTGGCGCCGATGCGCTACCGCAGCACGCAGCTGCTGGAGGCCAGCGGCATCGACTGCCGCTGGAGCGTGTCGAACATCGAGACGCTCGAGCTGCCCGCGTCACAGAGCCTCGACCTGATGCGCTTCCTGCAGGAGGCGCTGACCAACGTGCTCAAGCACAGCGCCAGCCGGCGCGTGGACGTGAGCGTGGCGCGCGCCGGTGCGGAGCTTCGGCTCAGCGTGCGAGACGACGGACGTGGCTTTGCCGTGGAGAACATCGAGAAGGCCGCCGGTGCTGGCCTGCGCAGCCTGCATGCCCGCGCGCGGCGGCTCGGGGCGCAGCTGCAGCTGCAGTCACGGCCCGGCGAAACGCAGGTGCTGCTGCGCATGCCGCTGGCCGCGCAGGCCTGA
- a CDS encoding undecaprenyl-diphosphate phosphatase encodes MDIVLLVKAAIMGIVEGLTEFLPISSTGHLILAGSLLGFDDDKAKVFDIAIQTGAIFAVVLVYWEKIRSTVVALPRQPRAQRLALNIFIGFLPAVVLGLLFGKVIKAHLFIPTVVASTFIIGGFIILWAEKRPPGSVRIEHVDDMTPWDALKVGLVQCFAMIPGTSRSGSTIIGGMLLGLSRQAATDFSFFLAIPTLIGAGVYSLYKERALLSVADIPLFAVGLVFSFVSAWLCVRWLLRYISTHNFVPFAWYRIVFGIVVLATAWTGTVVWAD; translated from the coding sequence GTGGACATCGTTTTGCTGGTCAAGGCCGCCATCATGGGCATCGTGGAGGGGCTGACCGAATTCCTGCCGATCTCGTCGACCGGCCACCTCATTCTTGCCGGCTCGCTGCTCGGCTTCGACGACGACAAGGCCAAGGTCTTCGACATCGCCATCCAGACCGGCGCGATCTTCGCGGTGGTGCTGGTCTACTGGGAAAAGATCAGGTCGACCGTGGTCGCGCTGCCCCGGCAGCCGCGGGCGCAGCGGCTGGCGCTGAACATCTTCATCGGCTTCCTGCCGGCGGTGGTGCTGGGCCTGCTGTTCGGCAAGGTCATCAAGGCGCACCTGTTCATCCCGACCGTGGTGGCAAGCACCTTCATCATCGGCGGCTTCATCATTCTCTGGGCCGAAAAGCGGCCGCCGGGCTCGGTGCGCATCGAGCACGTGGACGACATGACGCCCTGGGACGCGCTCAAGGTCGGACTGGTGCAGTGCTTCGCGATGATCCCCGGCACCAGCCGCAGCGGCTCGACCATCATCGGCGGCATGCTGCTGGGGCTGTCGCGGCAGGCGGCGACCGACTTCTCTTTCTTCCTGGCCATCCCGACGCTCATCGGCGCGGGCGTGTACAGCCTCTACAAGGAGCGCGCGCTGCTGTCGGTGGCCGACATTCCGCTGTTCGCCGTGGGGCTGGTGTTCTCGTTCGTGAGTGCGTGGCTGTGCGTGCGCTGGCTGCTGCGCTACATCAGCACCCACAACTTCGTTCCGTTCGCCTGGTATCGCATCGTGTTCGGCATCGTCGTGCTCGCCACGGCGTGGACCGGCACGGTGGTCTGGGCCGACTGA
- a CDS encoding aspartate/glutamate racemase family protein has protein sequence MTRIALIHALSHSVAPINEAFARDWPEAQRMNLLDDSLSADLARGGRGLDEAMHERFQRLAQYAVDTGARGILFTCSAFGPCIEAVARRHAGIPVLKPNEAMIDEAAQGQGRLGLIATFAPTLASMPPEFPQGTPLELALAEGALDALNAGDVQRHDALIAAQAAALRERGCTRLALAQFSMARARAACKAASGLPVLTTVDSAVRALRRRSSA, from the coding sequence ATGACCCGCATTGCCCTGATCCACGCGCTCTCGCACTCCGTCGCTCCCATCAACGAGGCCTTCGCGCGCGACTGGCCCGAGGCGCAGCGCATGAACCTGCTCGACGACAGCCTCTCGGCCGATCTCGCGCGGGGCGGCAGGGGGCTCGACGAGGCGATGCACGAGCGCTTCCAGCGCCTGGCGCAGTACGCGGTGGACACCGGGGCGCGCGGCATTCTCTTCACCTGCTCGGCCTTCGGGCCCTGCATCGAGGCGGTGGCGCGGCGGCATGCGGGCATTCCGGTGCTCAAGCCCAACGAGGCCATGATCGACGAGGCGGCGCAAGGGCAGGGCCGGCTGGGGCTGATCGCCACCTTCGCGCCCACGCTGGCGTCGATGCCGCCCGAATTCCCGCAAGGAACGCCGCTTGAACTCGCGCTGGCCGAAGGCGCGCTCGATGCGCTGAACGCCGGCGACGTGCAGCGGCACGACGCGCTCATCGCCGCCCAGGCCGCCGCATTGCGCGAGCGCGGCTGCACGCGCCTGGCGCTGGCGCAGTTCAGCATGGCGCGGGCGCGCGCCGCCTGCAAAGCGGCCAGCGGCCTGCCGGTGCTGACTACCGTCGACAGCGCGGTGCGCGCGCTGCGCCGGCGCTCATCAGCGTGA
- a CDS encoding transporter substrate-binding domain-containing protein: MPKLRPLSSCGAAAFALVFASLLPLGAAQAQESDTLAKIKASGAITFGYRESSFGFSYLDGNLRPIGYSIDICNRIVDALKTELKMPNIDIRYQAVTSANRIPLVQNGTVDIECGSTTNLVERQKQVAFSPDIFRYNVRMLVKADSGIKSIADLQGKTVATTSGTTSFRLLREADRGRGLDVTNLPGKDHSDSFLLVESGRAHAFVLDDILLAGQLANARNPKDFTITGESLRTENQSLMFRKDDPAFKALVDRVVSGMMKSGEMEKLYARWFMSPIPPKGININYPLNAETKDAFANPSSRGI; encoded by the coding sequence ATGCCCAAGCTTCGTCCGCTGTCTTCATGCGGTGCCGCCGCGTTCGCGCTGGTTTTCGCGTCCCTGCTGCCCCTGGGCGCAGCACAGGCGCAGGAGAGCGACACGCTCGCCAAGATCAAGGCCAGCGGCGCCATCACCTTCGGCTACCGCGAGTCGTCATTCGGCTTCTCCTACCTCGACGGCAACCTCAGGCCGATCGGCTACAGCATCGACATCTGCAACCGCATCGTCGACGCGCTGAAGACGGAATTGAAGATGCCGAACATCGACATCAGGTACCAGGCCGTGACCTCCGCCAACCGCATCCCGCTTGTGCAGAACGGCACGGTCGACATCGAGTGCGGCTCCACCACCAACCTGGTCGAGCGGCAGAAGCAGGTGGCGTTCTCGCCGGACATCTTCCGCTACAACGTGCGCATGCTGGTCAAGGCCGATTCGGGCATAAAGAGCATCGCCGACCTGCAGGGCAAGACGGTGGCCACCACCAGCGGCACCACCTCGTTCCGGCTGCTGCGGGAAGCCGACCGCGGCCGCGGCCTCGACGTGACCAACCTCCCGGGCAAGGACCACAGCGATTCCTTCCTGCTGGTGGAAAGCGGCCGCGCCCATGCCTTCGTGCTCGACGACATCCTGCTGGCCGGCCAGCTCGCCAATGCGCGCAACCCGAAGGACTTCACCATCACCGGCGAAAGCCTGCGCACCGAGAACCAGTCGCTGATGTTCCGCAAGGACGACCCGGCCTTCAAGGCGCTGGTCGACCGCGTGGTGTCGGGCATGATGAAGTCGGGCGAGATGGAGAAGCTCTACGCGCGGTGGTTCATGTCGCCGATTCCGCCGAAGGGCATCAACATCAACTACCCGCTCAACGCAGAGACGAAGGACGCGTTCGCGAATCCCTCGTCCAGAGGCATCTGA
- a CDS encoding aspartate aminotransferase family protein, protein MTHVFHRHLRQTPPVAAGSHGMYIRDREGREYLDASGGAAVSSLGHAHPEVLAAMHAQIDTLAYAHTSFFTSDVAERLADELIGSAPGGMSHVYMVSGGSEAVEAALKMARQYFVEIGQPQRTHFIARRQSYHGNTLGALAVGGNAWRREPFAPILVPATHVSPCYPYREQRAGESAEQYGLRLAAELEAAILAQGAGRVIAFVAETVGGATAGVLAPVPGYFKAVREVCDKYGVLLILDEVMCGMGRTGTLHACEQEGVVPDLMTIAKGLGGGYQPVGAVLAQRRIVEAMSKGSGFFQHGHTYLGHPMACAAALAVQQVIRRDGLVAKVREDGIVFGAMLAEALGAHPHVGDIRGRGFFWGLELVADRADKTSFDPALKVHAAVKKDAMARGLLCYPFGGTVDGRQGDHVLLAPPFIATRQDLRRIVERLAESIDAVTRAAAR, encoded by the coding sequence ATGACGCACGTCTTCCACCGCCATCTCCGCCAGACCCCGCCCGTTGCCGCCGGCTCGCACGGCATGTACATCCGCGACCGCGAAGGGCGCGAATACCTCGACGCCTCGGGCGGCGCGGCCGTGTCTTCGCTCGGCCATGCGCATCCCGAGGTACTGGCGGCCATGCATGCGCAGATCGACACGCTGGCCTATGCACACACCAGCTTCTTCACGAGCGACGTGGCCGAGCGGCTGGCCGACGAGCTCATCGGCTCGGCGCCCGGGGGCATGAGCCACGTGTACATGGTGAGCGGCGGCTCCGAGGCGGTGGAGGCGGCGCTCAAGATGGCGCGCCAGTACTTCGTGGAAATCGGCCAGCCGCAGCGCACCCATTTCATCGCGCGCCGCCAGAGCTACCACGGCAACACGCTGGGCGCGCTGGCGGTGGGCGGCAACGCGTGGCGGCGCGAGCCCTTTGCGCCCATCCTCGTGCCGGCCACGCATGTGTCGCCGTGCTACCCGTATCGCGAGCAGCGCGCCGGCGAAAGCGCCGAGCAGTACGGCCTGCGCCTGGCGGCCGAGCTGGAAGCAGCCATCCTCGCGCAGGGCGCCGGCCGCGTGATCGCCTTCGTGGCCGAGACGGTGGGCGGCGCCACGGCCGGCGTGCTGGCGCCGGTGCCCGGTTATTTCAAGGCGGTGCGCGAGGTCTGCGACAAATACGGCGTGCTGCTGATCCTCGACGAGGTGATGTGCGGCATGGGCCGCACCGGCACGCTGCACGCCTGCGAGCAGGAAGGGGTGGTGCCGGACCTGATGACCATCGCCAAGGGGCTGGGCGGCGGCTACCAGCCGGTGGGCGCGGTGCTGGCGCAGCGCCGCATCGTAGAGGCCATGTCCAAGGGCAGCGGCTTCTTCCAGCACGGTCACACCTATCTCGGCCATCCGATGGCCTGCGCCGCCGCGCTCGCGGTGCAGCAGGTGATACGGCGCGACGGCCTCGTTGCAAAGGTTCGCGAGGACGGCATCGTCTTCGGTGCCATGCTGGCCGAGGCGCTGGGCGCGCATCCGCACGTGGGCGACATCCGCGGCCGCGGCTTCTTCTGGGGCCTCGAGCTGGTGGCCGACCGCGCGGACAAGACGTCGTTCGACCCGGCGCTCAAGGTCCATGCGGCCGTCAAGAAAGACGCGATGGCGCGCGGCCTGCTGTGCTACCCCTTCGGCGGCACGGTCGATGGTCGGCAGGGCGACCACGTGCTGCTGGCGCCGCCCTTCATCGCCACCCGGCAAGACCTGCGGCGGATCGTCGAGCGCCTGGCCGAATCGATCGACGCCGTGACGCGCGCCGCCGCGCGCTGA
- a CDS encoding MurR/RpiR family transcriptional regulator, whose translation MGAKDRIRERFNELSPALQQVARYVLDHPNEVVTGSMRNVGTRSQSTPATLVRFAQTLGFEGWPQLKEAFAADMGLDADTYGERAKQLVGRASDKSLTGEMFEVQRRNLEATHRQSEQALQKACALIEKAPAVHAAGFRACFPIAFSFVYVYRLFRDSVHLVDGQGGSLEMQQRAFAKGDALVVASFAPYSREALQVTEAAKTAGCRIVAITDSAASPLSLLADETLLFTISSPSFFPSVAAGVALTEALVELLASRAGKPGIRRIDQAEAQLFESGAYLVPPAVRGG comes from the coding sequence ATGGGCGCCAAAGACCGGATCCGCGAGCGCTTCAACGAACTGAGCCCCGCGCTGCAGCAAGTGGCGCGCTACGTGCTCGACCACCCGAACGAGGTGGTCACCGGCTCGATGCGCAACGTGGGCACGCGCTCGCAGAGCACGCCCGCCACGCTCGTGCGCTTCGCGCAGACTCTGGGCTTCGAGGGCTGGCCTCAGCTGAAGGAGGCGTTCGCCGCCGACATGGGGCTGGACGCCGACACATACGGCGAGCGCGCCAAGCAGCTGGTCGGCCGCGCCAGCGACAAGAGCCTGACCGGGGAGATGTTCGAGGTGCAGCGCCGCAACCTCGAGGCCACCCACCGCCAGAGCGAGCAGGCGCTGCAGAAGGCCTGCGCGCTGATAGAAAAAGCCCCCGCCGTGCATGCGGCGGGCTTCCGGGCCTGCTTTCCTATCGCTTTTTCGTTCGTCTACGTGTATCGGCTCTTCCGCGACAGCGTGCACCTGGTCGACGGCCAGGGCGGCTCGCTGGAGATGCAGCAGCGCGCCTTCGCCAAGGGCGACGCGCTGGTGGTCGCGAGCTTCGCGCCCTACTCGCGCGAGGCGCTGCAGGTCACGGAGGCGGCCAAGACGGCGGGCTGCCGCATCGTCGCCATCACCGACAGCGCGGCCTCGCCGCTGTCGCTGTTGGCGGACGAGACGCTGCTGTTCACCATCAGCAGTCCATCGTTCTTCCCGTCGGTCGCGGCCGGCGTGGCGTTGACGGAGGCGCTGGTCGAACTGCTGGCCAGCCGCGCGGGCAAGCCGGGTATCCGGCGCATCGACCAGGCCGAAGCACAGTTGTTCGAATCGGGGGCGTACCTGGTGCCGCCGGCGGTGCGCGGAGGCTGA
- a CDS encoding GntR family transcriptional regulator, producing the protein MTPPDTSRTRALSVADTLRNRIFDGAIAPGSHLMEITLANELGVSRTPVRGAMARLADEGLLVYLPNKGFQVRRFNAKDVFDAFSVRANLEGMGCRIVGERGLDGSALEQLVAMLAEQHEVMRSDGWSDERATRWHDLNLEFHRKLLMLAENRWLSEAVGRAYQLPIIFDSNLRPHNRDASLPLYHRAQAERALEEHRQIVESLSRGEAVDAEALMREHITANRDLLVRHLGKQSGRVRALA; encoded by the coding sequence ATGACCCCCCCAGATACCTCCCGGACACGCGCGTTGTCCGTGGCCGATACGCTGCGCAATCGCATCTTCGACGGTGCGATCGCACCCGGTTCCCACCTGATGGAGATCACCCTCGCCAACGAGCTGGGCGTGTCGCGCACGCCTGTGCGCGGCGCGATGGCGCGGCTGGCCGACGAGGGATTGCTGGTCTATCTGCCGAACAAGGGTTTCCAGGTGCGCCGCTTCAACGCCAAGGACGTGTTCGACGCCTTCAGCGTGCGCGCCAACCTCGAAGGCATGGGCTGCCGCATCGTCGGCGAGCGCGGGCTGGACGGCTCCGCGCTGGAACAACTGGTGGCCATGCTCGCAGAGCAGCACGAGGTGATGCGCTCCGACGGCTGGAGCGACGAGCGCGCCACGCGCTGGCACGACCTGAACCTCGAATTCCACCGCAAGCTGCTCATGCTGGCCGAGAACCGCTGGCTGAGCGAGGCGGTAGGCCGCGCCTACCAGTTGCCGATCATCTTCGACAGCAATCTGCGCCCACACAACCGCGACGCGTCGTTGCCGCTCTACCACCGCGCGCAGGCCGAGCGCGCGCTGGAAGAACACCGCCAGATCGTCGAGTCGCTCAGCCGCGGTGAAGCCGTCGACGCCGAGGCGCTCATGCGCGAGCACATCACCGCCAACCGCGACCTCCTGGTGCGCCACCTCGGCAAGCAGAGCGGCCGGGTGCGCGCGCTGGCCTGA
- a CDS encoding SPW repeat protein, which translates to MKQVKHWQDPVNAVAGAWLIVSPWVLGFSDMQSAMWTMVATGIVLGAVALGATFVPRQWEEWSEVALAAWLAVSPWLVGFRGSETALINAVLVAAVILVLALWVLVTDKDYLGHAMDRPAH; encoded by the coding sequence ATGAAACAAGTCAAGCATTGGCAGGATCCAGTCAACGCCGTCGCCGGCGCGTGGCTCATCGTCTCGCCCTGGGTCCTGGGTTTTTCGGACATGCAGTCCGCGATGTGGACGATGGTGGCGACCGGCATCGTGCTGGGCGCCGTGGCGCTGGGCGCGACCTTCGTGCCGCGACAGTGGGAAGAATGGAGCGAGGTCGCGCTGGCGGCCTGGCTCGCGGTGTCGCCCTGGCTGGTCGGGTTCCGCGGCTCGGAAACGGCCTTGATCAACGCAGTGCTCGTGGCCGCGGTGATCCTGGTGCTGGCGCTGTGGGTGCTGGTGACCGACAAGGACTATCTCGGCCATGCGATGGACCGTCCGGCGCACTGA
- a CDS encoding efflux transporter outer membrane subunit, which yields MKALLPSSLFRAPGRLSLSALALAALLAGCSVGPLYHQPVTALPNDWKEQKAAEGWLPAAPADALDRGEWWKLFGDPTLDELASRVQVSNQNIAAAVANYANAQALVRGQRAGLFPQVSLNGSGRRSDTGSTSPSNAFSATLDATWAPDVWGRLRESVNSASANAQASEADLASARLSAIGNLATNYLSLREADVEIGLLDQTIEGYERAYTITSNRYKAAIAAQSDVLQAQSQLATARATRLSLVRNRATYEHAIAMLVGAVPADFSLPPAAWKQTVPGIPTGVPSTLLQRRPDIASAERSVASANSQIGIARSAYFPSFNLSAAVGGSASRVGDLFNASNSLWSLGLSAAQVLFDAGAISANVDAAKASYDASVARYRQTVLAAFQGVEDQLTAGATLAQQEGMYREASAAADKTEQILLNQYRSALVAYTDVVTAQVAALNARRTLVQVQLNRQLAAVSLIQALGGGWHAGWMEGEAQPGQPAASPASSARP from the coding sequence ATGAAAGCACTGCTTCCTTCTTCTCTTTTCCGCGCGCCGGGGCGCCTTTCGCTTTCGGCGCTCGCGCTGGCCGCGCTGCTCGCGGGCTGCTCGGTCGGCCCGCTCTACCACCAGCCCGTGACCGCACTGCCCAACGACTGGAAAGAGCAGAAGGCCGCCGAAGGCTGGCTGCCCGCCGCGCCGGCCGACGCGCTGGACCGCGGCGAGTGGTGGAAGCTGTTCGGCGACCCGACGCTCGACGAGCTGGCCTCGCGGGTGCAGGTGTCGAACCAGAACATCGCCGCGGCGGTCGCCAACTACGCCAACGCGCAGGCGCTGGTGCGCGGGCAGCGCGCGGGGCTGTTCCCGCAGGTGTCGCTCAACGGATCCGGCAGGCGCTCGGACACGGGCAGCACCAGTCCTTCCAACGCTTTCTCCGCCACGCTCGACGCGACCTGGGCACCCGACGTCTGGGGCCGGCTGCGCGAGTCGGTGAACAGCGCGTCGGCCAATGCGCAGGCCAGCGAGGCCGACCTGGCATCGGCGCGCCTGTCGGCCATCGGCAACCTGGCCACCAACTACCTGTCGCTGCGCGAGGCCGACGTGGAGATCGGGCTGCTCGACCAGACCATCGAAGGCTACGAACGCGCCTACACCATCACCAGCAACCGCTACAAGGCCGCCATCGCCGCGCAGTCCGACGTGCTGCAGGCGCAGAGCCAGCTGGCCACGGCCCGCGCCACGCGCCTGTCGCTGGTGCGCAACCGCGCCACCTACGAGCACGCCATCGCGATGCTGGTGGGCGCGGTGCCGGCCGATTTCAGCCTGCCGCCCGCGGCTTGGAAACAGACCGTGCCCGGCATTCCGACCGGCGTGCCTTCGACCCTGCTGCAGCGCCGGCCCGACATCGCGTCCGCCGAGCGCTCGGTGGCCTCGGCCAACTCGCAGATCGGCATCGCGCGTTCCGCCTATTTCCCGAGCTTCAACCTCAGCGCGGCAGTCGGCGGCAGCGCCAGCCGGGTCGGCGACCTGTTCAATGCGTCGAATTCGCTCTGGTCGCTCGGCCTCTCGGCGGCGCAGGTGCTGTTCGACGCGGGCGCCATCTCGGCCAACGTGGACGCGGCCAAGGCCAGCTACGACGCCAGCGTGGCGCGCTATCGCCAGACCGTGCTCGCCGCGTTCCAGGGCGTGGAAGACCAGCTCACCGCGGGCGCCACGCTGGCGCAGCAGGAAGGCATGTACCGCGAGGCCTCCGCGGCCGCGGACAAGACCGAGCAGATCCTGCTCAACCAGTACCGCTCGGCCCTGGTGGCCTACACCGACGTGGTGACTGCCCAGGTGGCTGCACTGAACGCGCGGCGCACGCTGGTGCAGGTGCAGCTCAACCGGCAGCTCGCTGCCGTCTCGCTGATCCAGGCGCTCGGCGGCGGCTGGCATGCGGGCTGGATGGAAGGCGAGGCGCAGCCAGGGCAGCCTGCCGCCTCACCGGCCTCATCCGCCAGGCCGTGA